The Fusarium falciforme chromosome 10, complete sequence DNA segment AAGCGACATAGGAAAGGGGAAAAGAATATGCATCAGAGAGGAGCTTGCATCATGTACGCGACATTTTGATTTGTTAGCTATTGCGTAGTTTAGTGTTTATGGATATGGCAATGTTTCAGTATACATCTGTCCCTGATGTTTAGCAATGATTGGTGATGATCCGTTGCTGATATAGTCGATCAGCTTTTCATCTGCATCCATGCACTAGGAATAGGACAGGCCAGCTCATCAATGAAGACACAGACATCAGCGCAATAAAGTTATCATAGGTGAATGCATTTCGACGCAAGGGCAGCATCCATCAAGCTCTGCAGATATACCACACGTCCACAAAACATAGCACATCAAGTCCTTATCAGGACTATCATAGCCTTCAACAATCCTCTAAAAAGGCCCTTTCATAACAACAACAGCTGTATAAGAAGGCAATATCGAATTCATCTCATGAAGGTTTTGCATACATCGCCACGTCTACAAACTATAATGCCCTACTGTGTCTCTACGAGTGAAGGAGTGACTCGGCCAACGAGTCTAGTCGGGCAATCGTGTTTTATTTCAAATTAAGCTACGTATATAACGGGGATCTAGGCTATCTTTGATTGACAATTGGCTGCCCAGAGAACCTCGAGCTGTTTCCGCCGCAGTCTTCATCAATAACCCTCAAGAGCCTCTGCCAGAGTTCCGGAAAGCCCAAGGTACATTTTCCCATGACATCAAGGGCTGGCATGCTCCACAGTCTCGACCTGCTTCTCTGTCCCGTCCACAAAGGCACTCGGTTCAGTCTTTCCACCAAGTGACCTCTCTACATCCAAACGTCCCTCTCTGGCGAGCTCCTTTTGCATCTCTCTGGCAACTTCCACCGCGTTCTCTCCACGAGCAAAGATGTAGTCAACTTCTTCTAAGGCAAGGTTCGAGGTTTCGGGGTAGAAGAAGTAGATGATGGGGATAAAGACGAGGTTGGTGGCCATGAAGATCAAGTAGGCCTTCCACTTGAgacggttgatgatgatagGAGTGATCATGACCTGATGACTATCGTTAGTTTGTGGTGATTTGGAAGAGGTATAACCCAAACACTTACAACTGTAAAGTTCCAGAGCCAGTTTGAGCTCACTCCAATAGCCGTTCCTCTAGTTCTAgcatgaagaggaagaatcTCGGGCACATAAACCCAGGGCACACAGTTCATACTAGCTCCAAAGACAAGCATGTAagtaaagaagaaggcaatGGATCCAGAGGCAAATGCCTTTCCTCTCGCAGTGTCGTCGGCCTGGGACAGGAGAGCAGAAACCATGAGCATCGAGACACAAAGTCCTGCTGATCCCCACATCATTGTTGACCGACGACCCATACGGTCAAGAGCCAAAGAGGGAAGAAGCGAGCCAATCGGAAACATGAGCTGGATGCATCCGGCGATGATCTGGGCGAGTCGGTGTTCAAGACCAACATTGTCCGTCAAGACAGCTTCACAGCATTAGATATAGCTTCAAGCAGAACGGGTCGCACTTACTCAAGATGAAATATACGACCAAATTTATGCCTCCCATTTGATTCATAAACTGCACGAACCAAGCGAGGAAGACTCGATATCGTGTGCTGACTTTGTCGTTGCGAAAGGTGGACGCCCACGAGGCACTTCCCTCGGCTTCAGCCTCCATAGAAAGAGCTGCTTCGATGGCGTTGGCCTCTCGAACAATATCCGGATGATCGACTGGTTTGTCATAGACGGCAGACAGCacgttgatggcctcttccctGTTGCCGTGGTTGAGGAGCCAACGGGGTGACTCTGGGATACCAAAGACGACCACGATAACCCAGAGGGCGAAGACAGCTTGGAAGGCGAGGGGCCATCGCCATGCGAATGCACCTCCGACGTAGCTAAAGGCAAAATCCCACCAGTAGGCAAAGGCAATGCCGATACCGACGAACATGACCTCGGCAGAGACGAGTCGGCCTCTCTTTGTGCCCTCACAAAGCTCAGATTGATACCTGGTATGGTTAGTGAGTCTCAGCACTTGTCTGTTTGAAAATGTACTCACATTGGGACGGTAGACGTCTTGAGACCAGTTCCAACACCAGTAACGATTCTCCCCACAATCAAATGCCCCCGAGTAAACGCAGTAGTCTGCAAAGCAGCACCAACAAGAATCCACCCCATAGCAAGCCAAATCGTCCATCGTCTACCAAGCTTCTCGCCAACGAAAAAGTTGGCAAAGCAGCCCACGAGACAACCGAGATTGTAGCTCGATGTGATGAAGCCGGTGAGTGTATCGCCGGGATGGTTGAACTGTCTCAGCCAGTCCTCGTTTTCAAGAATACCACCAAAAACCCCTTGGTCATACCCGTAGAGAACAAAGGCGCAGAGACAGCATGATGTTACTGCGAGTTGCAGCTTTTTGCCACGGCCGAACCAGGTCCGCATCTTGATTAATGAAGACGGTGTTGGTTATGTCTAAAGAGCAGAAAGTGGCGATCCTACAGCAGGCTGAGCTGATTTATATAATGTTACGTCAATGTAAAACATTCTTCATATATACAAGTACATGGTTTCGGAAACATGCCGGGCTTGGGGAACATGGAGGCCCCAGAGATCGACATGGAAAGGCTGGGGAAGGGAACCCGTTCCCTGCCCCATGTGGGGAACCGACCAAGGTCATCACAGCATGAGTGGTGCTTGCAACTTCTACCCTGGGCAAGATGTCGGACGGGTGTTACATCACCTGCCGAATCAGGGAATGTGAAGCATCCGGATCACCAGGTCATGAACGAGAGAGGTAGGTTTAAGCTTCGGTGTTTGTATTTCGGTGTCGGTTGATGGTTGAATCCTTGCTGAAGGCTCAGGCAGCCATTTAACCTTCTCCACAACCCCGTATGCGAACGACTCATAATGATCCTCACTCTGGAGGGACTCGAGTCAGTTATTACCCCAGGTTGCTGTTCAGTGGCGGGGAGTGTTACGGAACACTGTCATATAGACATACGACGCTGCGAGCTGAGTAGGGTCGGAGACATGGAACATCATCCCTCACGCTCGCTTAAAGAATGCAGTGACCGGGAATAAGACTTGACGTCTCATCCCCGTCTTTCTTGAGGGCAAATTCTCTTCATTCGAATCCTTGGACCACAGACTTCGGTTAACTTGGCCGACTCTGAGACAGCATCGGGTAGAACAAGCGATGGTCATGCTGACATCATTGTGGGCCTCCTAAATTGGTGCTCGCTTTCAGTTGTCATTGGTAACGTTACGAAACACCAACATCGATAATTCGCCCCTACACAAGGTTTAGGAAGGGAGAAGCGCGGGATACAAGTATAGAAGTAAGCGATTTGAAATGCAGATGTCTCCTGCCTTGTCTGGACTAGAGAGTTGACTGAGAGCTGACCTGACGGCAGTAGTTTTGAGTTGACTTTCGCCAATACTTACCTATGCGGTATACCTTCACTtgaggtaataataagcttcCTGGACTTTACGCAACTGAGGCGAGACTACCAAAGACAAGAAAAGCTGGTTGATGACagcaaaaagagaaaaacaCCAACAACTCTGGTGACACTTGGCAAAAAAACAAGGCTCGACGTGGGCCTGATTCGAACAGACGCCTCCGAAGAGAATAGATTTCTAGTCTATCGCATTAGACCACTCTGCCACCACGCCTTGGATGCTTGTGATTCGTTGAAACCGGAGCCGGCAATTGGGGACTGGATAGCTTGCTACGCCCAGAGAATTCGTTGAACGAGTTGCTCCTAGTTGGAAGAAGTCGGAAAGAACAGCGAAAATCATAATTATATGAGAATCCGTAAGAGTGCTTTTTGTGTTTGCCACGGTGAAGTCagacaccaccaccagccagGCGAGAAATGGACGGGACTGGGGCACATAATGAGGCCTCCTCACATTAGAAACGAGAAAAATGCTTGTCTCCTACAAGTAACCACTTTCCCAGCCATTTGTATCATAGAGAATCACCAATCAGACCCGTGATTTGGTAGCCCTTCATAACTATAGTGCTTGTAGCGTTTACTCACTAAGCTCTCTAACGTATATATCACCTTTCAGCGAACTCTCCTCGTGTCTCAATAGAGAATTCAAACACTAACGGTGTTGCTGGACACTTCTAATCTCTTCTGCGCCAGTTATTGGATGCCATCGCATTACTCGCTTCCGTCGCATCTTCAGATCCAGTGTTTCCTGGACGCGCGTAAGCCCTGTCATACACTCGACGACCATTCCTCCTATCTGGATGCCGAGCCACCAGCTTAGCAGGGGTCTTTTCCGCCAGAGACACCTTGAGCGGGCCTCCTGTGGTGGTGCCGTTCAGAGCGTCGGCTGCGGCGAGAGCTTCCTCCTTAGTTTCAAAGTCCACAAAGCAGTAATGATGTCTGCCGGGCTGTGCCCTGGTGCTCTCATGCGGTGTGATCCGCTTGCCGATTGCAGTTCTAACGCATGTCAGCAAAGAGTGTATCGTCAATAGAGATCTCGCATACGGGTTGAAGCCAGTGAAAATCTCGGTGATTTCACGTTGATGTTGAGCTTGGTCAATCATCTTGCCCAGGCCACCGACATAGAGCCTCCGAACCTCTTCACTGCGAATGGCATCATCAAAGTGATCCATCGCCCAGTAAGgacccttctcctctcccttgTTGTTCAATTGCCCGATAGGAACCCCGCCTTCATCTGGCTTGGTGCGCCAGTCGCCCCATCGACGAGACGTAGCAGGCTCATCCCCAAAGTTACGTCGAGGTTTCTTGGGTTCACAAGGACCAACCTTGATGGACCGTCCACGGATAGTTGCACTCAACGACTCAAGAGCACTCTGAGCAGTCTCGCGGTCGGGAAAGTCGACAAAGCAGTAACCCGGGTTTCGGGCACTAACAGGGTCGATGGAGATGTGAATCTTGTCCAGATTGCCGAAGCCATTGCTGGAGAGGACTTCCTCGACGTCGTAGGGCTTGGCCTCGTAAGGGAGGTTACCTGAGCTCAAATGGTCAGCCTTCAAGGCCCGGGTCTAGGCTCATGATTGTCGTGCCTATGTAGATGCGCCTGCcctcggcgatggcatcTGGCTGGCTCTGGGAGGCTCGTTCCATTGTTTCCAGGTGTCAAAGACTGAGAATATTTTGAGTTTCGCGTTAAGCGCCGACTCAACACCTGGCTCGTGTGGGTGGGGAACATCATCGGACCGATGGTCAGTCAAGAGAGGTACCCTACACAGACCGAAATGTCAAGAAAAGATGATGGTTTTGCTACTGGGAATGGTCGAGAGGGATTCTATCTACTAATGGGCAAATGAGCTTATTTTCCATTTTCTCATGTCTTCTGAAATACAAAGAGTGCCCAAGTTCTGAGGCTTCTCTTCTCAACACACGTCTTGACCATCACCTAGCCTGTCTCAGTTGAGGCCACATCCACACTCAGCTCTCCACAATCGAGATCCCAGGTACATACCGGGAAATGGCGTGATAATTAGACTCAGCGGTTAACTATGGGGGGCATTGTTGTCTAATGGCTGCAAACTTGAAGGCGCCAAGCGCGGAACACATTCCACAAGCGCGTACAGGAGGGGATTGCTCTCATGGACAAGTTGGAGACCTCAACACAATCAGACTTCAGAACGATCACTTTGGCTGCTCTGGCAATGAATATGGAAAGTTGGTCTGAACATCCGTTGCTAACGCTCGGTGCCATCCTCCCAACTTCTGTTGCCTATGAGCTGATTGCTCGACTGGGGGTCAAGTCCTTGTCTCATCACCGgcaaaacttaataattgaGAGCCTGCCACGAGCCGGTAGAAGCGGATTTGCGACCTCTTCGCGGCTAAAGTTGTGACCACGACCGGGAGATTTGTGATGAAGCAGGGATGTGGAGCGCTTATCGATGGCGAACGCGTCGAAAATGGATCTCTTCCCGCGATGCACGACGGGGACTCCCGTGAAAATCTTCCGGTAAAGCATGATAAAAGCGTGTCTTGCCGAATTACATCCAGGGTACAACCAATCAGACTACCTCCCTCTTCAAAAAGACGTGATGCCATGCGCCCATCCGATGTGATGATGCAAGTCACGCAAGCGCGAACTCAGAGCTGACAAGGATTGATGACCTCCAATGGTTAGTCTCTGTGAAACTTGAACAGGCAACAGGGGCCCGCCAACTTCTGATAGGTTCGATACCGTGGCCAGAGGGTACTGTACCTGAAACGAGATGTCTCAGCAAAGTTAATTGCTGGGTAGCATTCATGCAGCTATTCACTGCCTGTGGTCATTGCGCGTACAAGTCCCTCTTCATTTCTCCGCTCCTCTTCTGCTCAACAATGAACTTGTTAAAAAACATCTCGAGACAGCCATGCGTCACAAGCttgtgctggtgctggtggtgcCGGCTCTTTGCTTCCTCTTTGTCGCCACGAGTCTATACTTGGGCCGTGATCATTTGAGTCGCATCTCTCACACGTATCTTCCGCTCCAGAACGAACCGGTGCAATCTTCACTGAGCCCCACCAGGATCTCGATTACGACGACAGTCTCAGACCCCGACCAAACGAGTTCCTCGACGCCAAGCGCGCAGATCACACCAACCCTCGTTTCTTCGGCAAACATCTCCACTCCATCTGCGACGGTTTCGTTTGTCCCGTCAATACAAAGTGGTGAGAAGTTGTACTTGGATCAGAAGTGGCGAAATTCTCACGGATTGCAGGAACCATCCTTTCAGCCGAGCAGATCTCTCGTTATGTATCAGCCATCCTCGATCCTACTGCGACAGACCTTCCCCGACTTGAGTGCCCCGCGTTAGGCAAAGAGAGATACGAAGTTCTTCAACAAGGGTGGGAGGAACGAGACGACCAGGAAGATGTTTTGGACGAGCGAATCGACTACTTCTTTGCCCTCAACTTGCGCGAATGCGTGCACCTTCTCCCACGTCTTTTGGGTAGTGTTGTCGAAGCCATCCGCTTCCTCGGTCCTCATCGCTGCGCCCTTTCAATAGTGGAAGGCAATTCACCAGATGGAACCGGCGATGTTCTTCTCGCTTTGCGTCCCTTTCTTAAGGACCTTGGCGTAACCTACATTTACAACAGGTCAAAGGTCAACCCGTCCAAAGGCGACCGTATTCAGAAGCTAGCTGAACTACGAAACCTGGCACTCAGGCCATTATATCAGCAAAAAGTCGCAGCCACGGAGGAAACTACTGTCTTGTTTATCAACGATGTGGCCGCCTGTCCCGAGGATCTCCTTGAGTTGGCCCTCCAGCGACGCAACATTGGCGCAGACATGACGTGCGCGATGGACTGGACTTATGTGGGAAATGATCCCACCTTTTATGATATCTGGGTCGCTAGAGCCCTGTCGGGTGACTCCTTCTTTCgagttggtgatgacggCAATTGGAACTCGGCGTGGAACCTCTTTTGGAACGCGCCGGAAACCAAGGACCGATACAACAGGCACCTACCCTTTCAGGTCTTTGCCTGCTGGAATGGAGCCACTGCGTTCACAGCAGCTCCTCTGCTCCATGGCCTTCGCTTCCGCTCTCCTCACGGCGACAAGGGCGAGTGTTTTCAGGGTGAACCAGAGCTCTTCTGCAAAGACCTCTGGTTTAGGGGATATCGCAAGATTGCCGTGGTGCCAACGGTAAATCTCGAATATTCGGACGAGCGTGGGGCAGACATCAAAAGCCTCAAGGGGTATGTCTCAGGGATGGTTGAGGAACAGGACAAGGAGAGTAGTAGAATCGACTGGGTGCTAGAGCCGCCACGTGAGGTGAGGTGCATGCCAGATTTCCAACATCAAACCTGGCGGCCGTGGAACGAAACCCTGAGTTAGAAGTCGAAATTtgtatataaacctaatatgaTGTGACGTGAACTAATATAACTTGAGTGTGCCATAGTTGATAATTCCGTTCTTGCTCGGGACTCAACTTCAATGAGAGGAGAAGTCATCATGTCAAGAGCCAATAAGACaagctctttatatattGTTCCGTCTCAGTTATTGGCTTAGAAACAGGTAGAAGTTGCATCTCAGCAAAGCATTGGCCTATTGGCCGAGCTTATTCGAACCCGACATTCCTTACCTACACAGTCGACGGCCCCAAGATCAGCCAAGAGCTAGTCAACTCGCTGTTCATGCTGCTCGTCACCAGTCTCTGCTACGGAGGGTTTCACATGCTGGCCTGGAATTCTGCGGCGCTGGCGCCACGCGGACACAAGCGGGTGCTGTGGAAGGTCGCCTGTCGTCCCTTGGGCATGATGATGTGGGTGGGACTGAAGCTCTGGAGAGGTGCTGACGCCCGTCTGAGGCTGAATCAGGCAATGAGCATCGGGTTTGGTGCGTTTGGCATTGTTTTATTTGTAGCCTATATCGCGTCCCGTGTGTATCTCATTACTGAGGTGGTCCTCGTCATCCCGTATCTCGACCCAGGGGTGTACAAGACTCTGGCCCTTTCGGAATATTGGCCACACCTTGGATAGGTAGAGCAGTCTGGATAGCCAAACTCTGTATATTAGAACCATTGAATATTTTGATCTTGCATGCCATTTCATGCGCGTTACCCTGCCGTACCTAGTGATTGACCTTCCAAGTGTCTTATAAATGAGATGCAGTCCTCCCATCATTTCTCGTGATCCCAAACCTCAAACTCCCGGCTCAAATCTTTGTTCTGCCTAGGGTCATCCTGCCCCCATAGTCAATCAACCCATCTCTTCCCTTAGCAACTCCGAGATGGTCACCACTTCGTAACCTCTCCTCTTCATTTCCGGCAGCACTTTTCGGAGCATCGGTACAGTCCAGCTCCTCCGATCGTGACAAATGATGATGCCGCCAGGCTGTAGCATGCTCAAGATGTGGCTCGCATTGACATTGCGTATGGGATCTGCGGGTCATGCGGGTAGATGTTGCCAAGCACGAGACGGTAGCCCAGACGGCCCACCAGCTGTCGCATGGCGGTGCTGAAGAAGCCTGACCCAGGTCGGAAATACCGGGGAGCCGGGGACGAGGCTCCCTCGACGGCGGCATATGACGCGTCCAGCATCTCTTCGACTTGGTGAATCTGCTCCGTCAACATGGTAGTGCTCAGCGACCGCGACGGCTCGTCGTACATCGCGTGGTTGCCCAGCTCGCAGCCGCTGCGGATCAGGCTCTGAAGCATCGCCTCCTGGCCGACCGCTTGGGAGCCGATGACAAAGAAGGTTGCCTTGACGTCGTTCTCCCGCAAGACGTCAAGGATTTCCTGAGTATGCTCGGAAGGTGCATCATCGATGGTGAGCGCAATCACCCTTTTGCTGGTTTTGACGGACCACAGCACATCCGGCCATCGTGATTGAAAGTACCGGATAAGAGCTGACGGGGGCTTGTAAACGAAGTAGAGGGGAGTGGCCAAAGCCCAGACCATGAACAGAGCGGCCAACATGTTTAGAGCATCCCCTTGAGAAAAAGAGAATCCGCGAGATTCAGGAAGCAAATGGATGTGTGATCACGGTGCAGGTTGGGCAGGTAAGTAGGTGTAGCCATGCAGCAGGTTGATTGGTCTGGAACTTTAGGAATCAGACGGTAAGGCAGTACCAGTGACCAGAGTTGATGGACGGCtgagctgaagctgaggcGTGCCTGCATTGAATGTGACAGTGACCAGGCGACTCACAACTCAAGTCTCCTTTGCATATCCTCCAATTAAGTTTTCCACCTCTAGAGCCTTATTTTAACCTGCTGTAATTGATAGGACGGAATCTAGTGCAGCCAGCGGCTAACAGAAACGCCCGCCTTGTTGAACGACCAAGCGCCCTTGGCTCGAAGGCGGCAACTGGATCTTGCTACACCCCTATCATGGAGGCTTGAGGAATTATCTTCGAAACCGCCACCTGGCTTCATCTTGCTTGGTAGCGAGAGCGGCTGAGGTCCTCCTCGCTGCAACCGACGAACCAACAAGCCCTTCACGTCCAATGATTTCAGACTAGGCTCGGCCTTTCGGCCACCCATTGATTGGTTGTTTTCCCCCTCGAGTTCTAGGTACTTCAAGCCCAGAACGAAGAAGCAAAGCAAGGGTGTCCCCTGCT contains these protein-coding regions:
- a CDS encoding Carbohydrate esterase family 4 protein — protein: MLAALFMVWALATPLYFVYKPPSALIRYFQSRWPDVLWSVKTSKRVIALTIDDAPSEHTQEILDVLRENDVKATFFVIGSQAVGQEAMLQSLIRSGCELGNHAMYDEPSRSLSTTMLTEQIHQVEEMLDASYAAVEGASSPAPRYFRPGSGFFSTAMRQLVGRLGYRLVLGNIYPHDPQIPYAMSMRATS
- a CDS encoding MFS domain-containing protein: MRTWFGRGKKLQLAVTSCCLCAFVLYGYDQGVFGGILENEDWLRQFNHPGDTLTGFITSSYNLGCLVGCFANFFVGEKLGRRWTIWLAMGWILVGAALQTTAFTRGHLIVGRIVTGVGTGLKTSTVPMYQSELCEGTKRGRLVSAEVMFVGIGIAFAYWWDFAFSYVGGAFAWRWPLAFQAVFALWVIVVVFGIPESPRWLLNHGNREEAINVLSAVYDKPVDHPDIVREANAIEAALSMEAEAEGSASWASTFRNDKVSTRYRVFLAWFVQFMNQMGGINLVVYFILTVLTDNVGLEHRLAQIIAGCIQLMFPIGSLLPSLALDRMGRRSTMMWGSAGLCVSMLMVSALLSQADDTARGKAFASGSIAFFFTYMLVFGASMNCVPWVYVPEILPLHARTRGTAIGVSSNWLWNFTVVMITPIIINRLKWKAYLIFMATNLVFIPIIYFFYPETSNLALEEVDYIFARGENAVEVAREMQKELAREGRLDVERSLGGKTEPSAFVDGTEKQVETVEHASP